A single window of Leishmania panamensis strain MHOM/PA/94/PSC-1 chromosome 35 sequence DNA harbors:
- a CDS encoding alternative oxidase, putative (TriTrypDB/GeneDB-style sysID: LpmP.35.4490) gives MRMSIRSNVCIPSAALSCHRRFTFNDSGHGGVRRTTLRTTSFAGSSASKSVLSPNAFASSTVRSKHPSYLYHFFMGHSTRFAAMAPPLTRAGITQLEREPLTHSTPGRINDHICIGMVKTLRWLADRVFRERYIHRATMLVTVAAAAPAAGSVAAYLRMHFKRRHSSNTGSDGAHTCDAAEGSSPFLAFGSSPNTGGASSIPGASRSFATARPSLCRSTASAATEGARSTLEHSYGKELRGLFAQCESHSVHYQVLSCMAEITLAERGLVLLLQAIHFTIYLALFLFYPRMGFRLMAYTAEESSVVWTQMVNDVDLGKIAEMCVPQLALQYWGLEEAFTTQVAPVPMAVTSEEQEQVLYKTSDEGVEEQVSFADTAKSGISPHGVDARNRTVTSPSPAVDHVSAPFTVACSRSESDVDTKESEGHIIIASELGAGFAASVLTLRDVALLIRSDEMVFRDLNHELANKLDTQPSWLQRLVDFYGSEK, from the coding sequence ATGCGGATGTCGATTCGAAGCAACGTCTGCATTCCTTCGGCAGCGCTCTCATGCCATAGAAGGTTCACCTTCAATGACAGTGGCCATGGCGGTGTTCGCCGAACCACTTTACGCACCACCTCGTTTGCAGGCTCCTCGGCGAGCAAGTCTGTACTATCGCCTAATGCGTTCGCGTCCTCCACCGTCCGGAGTAAGCACCCCTCCTATCTGTACCATTTCTTTATGGGACACTCCACACGCTTTGCTGCGATGGCACCTCCGCTCACACGCGCCGGTATCACGCAACTCGAGCGTGAGCCCCTGACGCACAGCACGCCAGGCCGCATTAACGACCACATTTGCATCGGCATGGTCAAGACGCTGCGCTGGCTGGCCGATCGCGTCTTTCGAGAGCGGTACATTCACCGAGCAACCATGCTGGTCACtgtggcggctgcagctccagcggcggGCTCGGTGGCGGCGTATTTACGTATGCACTTCAAGCGGCGCCACAGTAGCAacaccggcagcgatggcgcacacacatgcgacGCAGCAGAAGGAAGTTCACCGTTTCTGGCCTTTGGCAGTTCTCCGAACACCGGTGGTGCGTCTTCTATTCCTGGTGCTTCCCGCTCCTTCGCTACCGCACGCCCGTCACTCTGCAGGTCTACAGCGAGCGCCGCCACGGAAGGAGCGAGGTCGACCCTCGAGCACTCCTATGGAAAAGAGCTCCGCGGTCTGTTCGCGCAGTGTGAGAGCCACTCCGTTCATTATCAGGTGCTGAGCTGCATGGCCGAAATCACGCTTGCTGAGCGCGGCCTTGTactcctgctgcaggcgaTACACTTTACCATCTACCTGGCGTTGTTTCTGTTCTACCCGCGCATGGGCTTCCGACTCATGGCTTACACAGCGGAGGAGTCCTCGGTGGTGTGGACACAGATGGTAAACGATGTCGACCTTGGCAAAATTGCTGAAATGTGTGTGCCGCAACTGGCATTGCAGTACTGGGGGCTGGAGGAAGCTTTTACAACACAGGTGGCCCCGGTACCAATGGCGGTGACCTccgaggagcaggagcaggTTCTCTACAAGACCAGCGATGAAGGTGTGGAGGAACAGGTCTCTTTCGCCGATACAGCGAAATCGGGTATCTCACCGCACGGTGTCGATGCCCGCAATCGGACTGTAACGTCCCCATCTCCAGCTGTTGATCATGTGTCCGCGCCCTTTACGGTCGCTTGTTCTCGCAGCGAAAGTGATGTCGATACAAAGGAAAGCGAAGGGCATATCATAATTGCCTCCGAACTTGGTGCGGGCTTCGCGGCGTCTGTCTTGACGCTGCGCGACGTTGCGCTGCTTATCCGCTCTGACGAGATGGTCTTCCGAGATCTAAACCACGAATTAGCGAATAAACTGGACACGCAGCCGAGctggctgcagcgccttgtgGACTTCTACGGCAGCGAGAAATAG
- a CDS encoding gamma-tubulin complex subunit, putative (TriTrypDB/GeneDB-style sysID: LpmP.35.4500), whose protein sequence is MGSRPDWIRFLASLEKRGVRFDQVQYATDRQEVIRATGITDALSIAVVETEWQRRCSHGGDAADAMNLDRQGFSASNPTGARTLAPLLSPPAPREGGSTTLSRASNGGGIDLPALHDVSQLAKLPEELQDTVLATEVLAAAVGLGGMFLQHTPASPGTSNGINTKDGFHISPLVPASMRSLCETVLPIADAFVALRCIEKAEYTSRSLVLMALGEVVSEINTSYAYQVSRLQLWSEGRPMPLMGVVSEILRVGHHVVRLRQVLPMDLISTALADVATAAPSSSTFASPTTGLVGPRILNHLYDQVNKYSGSSEDHELLMLLLRRSLVPYLRMLQRWMHSGVLDDPYGEFFISETHHPARPAPTAASHQQLRHTGQLFLNALASTTPGTGRDGELGAGGSSTAFQGRFGPHRRAAAQQDVVAFDRRFSLNKSLVPVFLSTPSRIAKMVFFAGKYCCLLREYGAALPAFRVASLPGGAAGSTLSTANAAAAAATCGADGLGEAFLTWSGADQLQRQVQESFEIASGAVIQLLFSSSVDLLGHLKSLKLYFLQERGDWVVDFLDSADSLLAEYPDRVKQYSMQVLLQAAVARSCASDPYHDLIGCSFANCTLEELLQEQNRQRDSGRDATTAGVSDSATATLPFRRNMDGGGGEVEARRSLELLQLETDLQWPLTLVLDSKVTHRLNVIFRLLIWVKTCERRLCELWYTNEILGEFSAAYGLKHQFVQFLRQFQFYAAHFVLEPLWSRLIARIGQADSVFTISQALTEFFDGVETGLVLSSTQRFRSLAHILELTERFCAVGMHSSTATMPLIDATLHSVEDQFLSALSELASPIGPDYPQLVPLLTWIDFSRFYDQNNVYHVQHGAASSAAGRSL, encoded by the coding sequence ATGGGCAGCAGGCCAGACTGGATCCGCTTCCTCGCCTCGCTGGAGAAGCGAGGGGTTCGGTTTGATCAGGTGCAGTACGCAACTGACCGCCAGGAGGTCATTCGCGCTACGGGCATCACGGACGCGCTGAGCATCGCGGTAGTCGAGACcgagtggcagcgccgctgtagCCACGGAGGGGATGCCGCGGATGCGATGAACCTGGATCGCCAAGGCTTTTCTGCAAGTAACCCAACAGGCGCTCGTACTTTGGCACCGCTCCTTTCTCCACCAGCACCCAGAGAAGGCGGGTCGACTACACTTTCCAGGGCTTCGAATGGTGGCGGTATTGACCTGCCAGCTCTCCACGATGTGTCTCAACTGGCAAAATTGcctgaggagctgcaggacacTGTGTTGGCGACTGAAGTgctagcagcagcagtgggacTTGGTGGAATGTTCCTTCAACACACGCCGGCCTCACCCGGCACCTCGAACGGCATCAACACCAAAGACGGCTTTCACATCTCGCCGCTGGTACCGGCGTCGATGCGGAGCCTGTGCGAAACTGTCCTGCCTATCGCTGACGCCTTCGTGGCGCTTCGCTGTATCGAGAAGGCCGAGTACACCAGTCGTAGTCTTGTACTCATGGCACTCGGCGAGGTAGTCTCTGAGATCAACACGAGCTACGCGTATCAGGTGTCGAGGCTGCAGCTGTGGAGTGAAGGGCGGCCAATGCCGCTGATGGGCGTGGTGTCGGAGATTCTCCGAGTCGGGCATCACGTGGTGCGACTGCGACAAGTACTGCCAATGGATCTGATTTCTACAGCCCTCGCTGAtgtggcgacagcggcaccgaGCTCCTCGACGTTCGCCTCTCCCACTACCGGACTGGTAGGCCCCCGCATCTTGAACCATCTGTATGACCAAGTGAATAAGTACTCCGGTAGTTCCGAGGACCATGAGCTGTTGATGCTGCTACTCCGTCGCTCGCTCGTCCCGTACCTGCGTATGTTGCAGCGGTGGATGCACAGCGGCGTGCTCGACGACCCGTATGGTGAGTTCTTCATCTCAGAGACACACCACCCAGCAAGACCGGCCCCGACGGCTGCAAgccaccagcagctgcgacacacTGGTCAGCTCTTCTTGAATGCCTTGGCGTCGACAACACCAGGTACTGGGCGCGACGGTGAGCTCGGAGCCGGCGGCTCTAGCACTGCTTTCCAGGGCCGATTCGGTCCGCACAgacgtgcagctgcacagcaggACGTAGTGGCCTTCGAccgccgcttctccctcAACAAAAGCCTCGTGCCGGTGTTTCTCAGCACACCAAGTCGCATAGCCAAGATGGTCTTCTTCGCTGGTAAATACTGCTGTCTCTTGCGAGAGTATGGTGCGGCACTCCCGGCGTTTCGTGTTGCATCCTTGcccggcggtgctgctggtagTACTTTGTCCACTGCGAatgcggcagccgccgccgccacatgCGGCGCCGATGGTCTTGGCGAGGCCTTCTTGACCTGGAGTGGAGCGGACCAGCTTCAACGTCAGGTGCAGGAGTCCTTTGAGATTGCTAGCGGTGCCGTGATTCAACTACTGTTTAGCTCCTCTGTTGACTTGCTTGGGCACCTTAAGTCCCTGAAGCTATACTTTCTCCAAGAGCGGGGTGACTGGGTGGTCGACTTCCTCGACAGCGCCGATAGTCTACTCGCTGAATACCCGGATCGCGTCAAGCAGTACTCAATGCAGGTGCTTCTGCAAGCCGCCGTGgcccgcagctgcgcgagtgaCCCCTACCATGACCTGATTGGGTGCAGCTTTGCGAACTgcacgctggaggagctgctgcaagaGCAGAATCGGCAGCGCGACAGCGGTCGCGACGCGACGACTGCGGGCGTCAGTGACAGTGCGACAGCGACGCTACCGTTCCGTCGGAACatggacggcggcggtggcgaagtGGAAGCACGGCGCAgcctggagctgctgcagctcgagACGGACCTGCAGTGGCCCTTGACCCTAGTGCTCGATTCGAAGGTGACGCATCGCCTCAACGTCATCTTCCGGTTGCTGATTTGGGTGAAGACGTGCGAGCGGCGCCTATGTGAGTTGTGGTATACAAACGAAATCCTCGGCGAGTTCAGCGCTGCTTATGGGCTGAAGCACCAGTTTGTGCAGTTTCTACGCCAATTCCAGTTTTACGCGGCCCACTTTGTGCTGGAACCGCTCTGGAGTCGCCTCATCGCGCGCATCGGTCAAGCAGATAGCGTTTTCACCATCTCACAGGCGCTCACGGAGTTCTTCGACGGTGTGGAGACGGGCTTGGTTCTCTCCAGCACGCAGCGCTTCCGTAGTCTGGCGCACATTCTCGAGCTGACAGAACGGTTCTGCGCGGTGGGGATGCACAGCAGTACCGCAACGATGCCGCTGATTGATGCAACGCTGCACTCCGTCGAAGACCAATTTCTAAGTGCGCTGTCGGAACTCGCCTCGCCAATCGGACCTGACTACCCGCAGTTGGTGCCGCTCTTGACGTGGATTGACTTTAGTCGCTTCTACGACCAGAACAACGTCTACCATGTTCAGCACGGCGCAGCAAGCTCGGCCGCAGGCCGTAGTCTGTGA
- a CDS encoding ATP-dependent RNA helicase-like protein (TriTrypDB/GeneDB-style sysID: LpmP.35.4510) codes for MTFKKKTFKQRIRTNDMKQRHQIGFNLRRRIGAARRIYNRYDSVDDGARPMEVIMSEIAEGTAVPSQEACLDPRRLTDLLLRPSETPVGHKSASANANAATPSSAAGSTSNGSSPSQPKRGSLRPSACLSSVPLAAEKVLPSLPLAADDPLALPDTRVFEEEERQCRLAHETAVRQKENKNLYRHSGQAYLFWERIELHPALLKALRDLHFTHPTPVQEEVLPNVLARVNEELSRKLSSQGEKRSKKQKRASGAAGRVGEDVVVSAETGSGKTLVFALPILQDLLTKLDKEEVSVSTPTPWAGTTGGRAAALAGSDGAAVRAEPQTGCQKRIMHSLIISPTRELALQIDAAIRQLTECAPQVVVGCVVGGMAQERQQRVLNRHPHILICTPGRLWDLVQKNEGCYLGHSISRRLHCVVLDEADKMLQSGRFDELQTLLARIHCEVLPAGFVQDREEGAEAGEFSVESGRWDPETATFIPFDKEEAPPTRSRLVKQKLDEGVAAATEAPVKRTQGKRRPREVCAAEDVLSNPTQRRRGEAAATEAESAKRQKTCKSLADESACVRAEEEEGADDEEEMEDEYGHRNGETERGGTRRRKDEPQPIPMPPEPAAGHRVITYVTSATLSLQTNYERRDFSARKSVIRTSNADVLNKVLQQLEIKPSNAQVFSLSESANVVARINETYLRCPENSKDLYLYYFLKTYHNDRSIVFVNAISMLRRLVKLLEVLGIAVVGLHASMQQRQRLKFIDKFKRGDIRVLVATDVASRGLDIDGLKYVVHYQVPRTTDAYIHRCGRTARCGGTGLSVLLVNAQEHMSFRKLMESLGRKESEVETFAMQATVVHQLHSHLRIAWQIDKLQKEIGKSRASNQWVNRMTREADLETDDMYDDTADAENRDKQKAIRILQRELQLLGRKFTGQYGGKGAFRTSAWALGAEQAEHQLKVRADRQTIRLNSKKDFEKKDKVHNLPRSRRPNE; via the coding sequence ATGACGTTCAAGAAGAAGACGTTCAAGCAGCGCATTCGCACGAATGACATGAAGCAGAGGCACCAGATTGGCTTCAACTTGCGCAGGCGCATAGGTGCCGCTCGCCGCATCTACAACCGTTACGACTCTGTGGACGACGGGGCCCGGCCGATGGAGGTGATCATGTCGGAGATTGCAGAAGGTACTGCAGTGCCCAGTCAAGAGGCGTGTCTGGACCCCCGCCGTCTGACAGatctgctgcttcgcccAAGTGAGACGCCCGTGGGCCACAAAAGCGCATCAGCGAacgccaacgccgccaccccttcttctgctgctgggTCGACGTCGAATGGGAGCAGCCCTTCCCAGCCGAAGCGGGGATCGTTGAGGCCGTCTGCATGCCTTTCCTCCGTCCCGCTTGCAGCCGAGAAGGtactgccgtcgctgccgttaGCTGCGGATGACCCGCTTGCCTTGCCGGATACCCGCGtcttcgaggaggaggagcggcagtgCCGCCTAGCGCATgagacggcggtgcggcagaaggaaaacaagaaCCTGTACCGCCACAGCGGACAAGCGTATCTATTTTGGGAACGTATTGAGCTTCATCCTGCTCTCCTGAAGGCGCTGCGGGACCTGCATttcacccaccccacccccgtacaggaggaggtgctccCAAACGTCCTGGCAAGGGTCAACGAGGAGCTCTCAAGGAAGCTGAGTAGccaaggggaaaagaggagcaagaagcagaagcgcgccagtggcgctgctggtagGGTTGGCGAGGATGTTGTGGTGTCGGCTGAAACAGGCAGCGGTAAAACGCTTGTGTTTGCGCTGCCCATCTTGCAGGACCTGCTCACCAAACTGGACAAGGAGGAGGTTAGCGTCTCTACCCCTACTCCATGGGCCGGAACTACCGGTGggagggcggcagcgctaGCGGGCTCGGACGGGGCTGCGGTACGGGCCGAACCACAAACGGGATGCCAAAAGCGCATCATGCACTCCCTCATCATATCCCCAACGCGCGAGCTCGCGCTCCAAATCGACGCGGCGATTCGGCAGCTGACCGAGTGTGCGCCTCAGGTcgtggtggggtgtgtggtTGGCGGAATGGCCCAGGAGCGCCAGCAACGCGTCTTGAATCGACACCCCCACATTCTCATCTGCACCCCAGGTCGCTTGTGGGACTTGGTGCAGAAGAACGAGGGCTGCTACCTCGGTCACAGTAtcagccgccgcctgcacTGCGTGGTGCTCGATGAGGCAGACAAGATGCTGCAGTCGGGTCGCTTTGACGAGCTGCAGACGCTACTGGCGCGCATCCACTGCGAGGTGCTGCCGGCGGGCTTCGTGCAGGATCGTGAGGAGGGTGCCGAGGCGGGCGAGTTCTCCGTCGAGAGCGGTCGCTGGGACCCTGAGACGGCGACGTTTATTCCTTTtgacaaggaggaggcgcctcCGACAAGGTCAAGGCTGGTGAAGCAAAAGTTGGACGAGGGCGTTGCCGCGGCGACAGAGGCACCAGTGAAAAGGACGCAAGGCAAGCGGCGCCCTCGCGAAGTGTGTGCGGCGGAAGACGTCTTGTCCAATcccacacagaggaggaggggagaggcagccGCTACAGAGGCGGAATCGGCAAAGAGGCAGAAGACGTGTAAGTCACTCGCGGATGAGTCAGCCTGCGTgagagcggaagaggaggagggggcagacgacgaagaggaaaTGGAAGACGAGTATGGCCACAGGAACGGCGAGACGGAGCGGGGCGGGACTCGTCGTAGAAAGGACGAACCGCAGCCTATCCCGATGCCGCCTGAGCCGGCTGCGGGGCACCGCGTCATTACCTACGTAACCTCGGCCACACTGTCGCTGCAGACGAACTACGAGCGGCGCGACTTCTCAGCCCGCAAGAGTGTCATTCGCACTTCGAACGCGGATGTGCTGAacaaggtgctgcagcagctggagatCAAACCCAGTAACGCGCAGGTCTTTTCCCTGTCTGAGTCAGCCAACGTTGTTGCACGCATCAACGAGACGTACCTTCGCTGTCCCGAGAATAGCAAAGACCTGTACTTGTACTACTTCCTCAAGACTTACCACAACGATCGCTCCATCGTCTTTGTGAACGCCATTTCCATGCTCCGGCGCTTGGTAAAGCTGCTCGAGGTGCTGGGTATTGCCGTGGTGGGCCTGCACGCCtcgatgcagcagcgtcagcgtcTTAAGTTCATTGACAAGTTCAAGCGCGGTGACATCCGCGTCCTGGTGGCCACCGACGTGGCATCGCGCGGTCTCGACATTGATGGACTCAAGTACGTTGTCCACTACCAGGTGCCACGCACTACCGACGCGTACATCCACCGCTGCGGACGTACGGCGCGCTGTGGCGGCACCGGCCTTTCCGTACTGCTCGTCAACGCTCAAGAGCACATGTCGTTTCGCAAGCTCATGGAGTCCCTCGGCCGcaaggagagcgaggtggAGACGTTTGCAATGcaggcgacggtggtgcACCAGCTTCACAGTCACCTGCGTATTGCGTGGCAGATCGATAAGCTTCAGAAAGAGATTGGGAAGTCCCGCGCGAGCAATCAGTGGGTAAATCGCATGACGAGGGAGGCGGACCTGGAGACGGACGACATGTACGACGACACCGCAGACGCCGAGAATCGCGACAAGCAAAAGGCCATTCGTATCTTACAGCGCGAGCTTCAGCTGCTGGGAAGGAAGTTCACGGGGCAGTATGGCGGCAAGGGTGCCTTCCGCACGAGTGCATGGGCTCTGGGCGCCGAACAAGCAGAGCATCAGCTGAAGGTTCGTGCCGATCGTCAGACGATTCGCCTGAACAGCAAGAAGGACTTCGAAAAGAAAGACAAAGTGCACAATTTGCCGCGTTCGCGGAGGCCGAACGAGTGA
- a CDS encoding hypothetical protein (TriTrypDB/GeneDB-style sysID: LpmP.35.4520), translated as MRRAGLCTVARTTGAVGSAVVDQALLSPSPVSSLPHNYSGMSAQRRLRHSSGLFACSRIVRFDLRKHEMEKRRLRELERAGINPTDDEDAPWIAPEEQQRLDEAEEQRRAEREEQRQSFMKKRAEEDAVRRRKFKEFRAKQIAMSRHRKETMAEKKEETRQHRQQTSRVNFVEEVGAAEDDASVGVGSAPVKATSHSGVQ; from the coding sequence ATGCGCCGTGCTGGGCTGTGCACGGTGGCACGGACAACCGGTGccgtcggcagcgctgtggtGGACCAGGCGCTTCTGTCGCCCTCACCGgtgtcgtcgctgccacaCAACTACTCGGGCATGTCGGCCCAACGCCGCCTTCGGCACTCCAGCGGCCTTTTCGCGTGCAGCCGAATCGTTCGCTTTGACCTGCGCAAGCACGAGATGGAGAAACGACGTCTTCGCGAGCTGGAAAGGGCCGGCATCAACCCGACTGATGACGAAGACGCGCCGTGGATCGCcccagaggagcagcagcggctggacgaggcagaggagcagcgacgtgccgagagggaggagcagAGGCAGAGCTTTATGAAGAAGCgcgccgaggaggatgcgGTGAGGCGGCGGAAGTTCAAGGAGTTCCGGGCAAAGCAGATTGCCATGAGTCGGCACCGCAAGGAAACGatggcagagaagaaggaggagacgcggcagcaccgtcagcagACGAGCCGCGTCAACTTTGTTGAGGAAGTGGGAGCTGCGGAGGATGACGCCAGTGTGGGTGTCGGGAGCGCCCCTGTCAAAGCCACCTCCCATAGTGGCGTGCAATAG
- a CDS encoding 60S ribosomal protein L22, putative (TriTrypDB/GeneDB-style sysID: LpmP.35.4530), which produces MVAVRAKVGSRSYVRQKQLVKGKKVFKIDCSIPAADGIFSEDVLGNFEQFFHDNTKLNGRKGKLSDKVRLSMNDNVLTITTTMAYRKKYFKYLTKKFLKKKDLRDWIRILATGKGTYQLKYFNIQDQEE; this is translated from the coding sequence ATGGTTGCTGTTCGCGCGAAGGTTGGCTCCCGCAGCTACGTCCGCCAGAAGCAGCTGGTCAAGGGCAAAAAAGTGTTCAAGATCGACTGCAGCATTCCGGCCGCCGACGGCATCTTCAGCGAGGATGTGCTTGGCAACTTCGAGCAGTTCTTCCACGACAACACGAAGCTGAACGGCCGCAAGGGCAAGCTGTCTGACAAGGTCCGCCTGTCGATGAACGACAACGTGCTaaccatcaccaccacgaTGGCGTACCGCAAGAAGTACTTCAAGTACCTCACCAAGAAGTTCCTCAAGAAGAAGGACCTGCGCGACTGGATCCGTATCCTCGCCACCGGCAAAGGGACGTACCAGCTGAAGTACTTCAACATCCAGGACCAGGAAGAATAA
- a CDS encoding asparaginase-like protein (TriTrypDB/GeneDB-style sysID: LpmP.35.4540): MLYIHNRLAGATAMSRELSPEEDTSGAKVLLINMRSHQSDLLDQTQQSHVDHRRFFLDILNRNGDLQRPGVPSFDVMQLETLKLSVDHTHKDWMELAQLIKKEYHNYRGFVVESGSDSMVSTSTAINFLLENLGKPVVFTGSLIPGDRIYTDMKRNIILALAFASCTQLCEVCILFDEMLYRANRAIKTSRCSLRPFDSPHFPPIASMHGGVMTIHKVLLRPRPTGRLRIESELSTKVLTLVLGPGTPFEFFLAAIENTSAPALILCCYGCGNGPTRQDFMKRLLAKAKVRDLVVVICTQNRYGVVMLSEYKAGRQLMDAGAISACDMTQEAAMVKLKYLFGLGMSSEQVRKSFAVDMRGEVSSPSAKL; the protein is encoded by the coding sequence ATGCTGTACATCCACAACCGCCTTGCAGGCGCCACAGCGATGAGTCGTGAACTCTCTCCTGAGGAAGACACGTCTGGAGCCAAGGTGCTCCTCATCAACATGCGCAGTCATCAGTCTGATCTGCTCGATCAAACGCAGCAGAGCCACGTGGACCATCGTAGATTTTTTCTGGACATTCTCAACCGCAACGGCGACTTGCAGAGACCAGGTGTTCCCAGCTTTGACGTAATGCAGCTGGAGACACTGAAACTCTCCGTggatcacacacacaaggacTGGATGGAGTTGGCGCAGCTCATAAAAAAGGAGTACCACAACTACCGCGGATTTGTAGTGGAGAGTGGGTCAGACAGCATGGTATCTACCTCTACAGCGATCAACTTCTTGCTCGAAAACCTCGGCAAGCCAGTGGTCTTCACGGGCTCTCTCATCCCTGGTGATCGCATCTACACCGACATGAAGCGGAACATTATCCTCGCCTTGGCATTTGCCAGCTGTACGCAGCTCTGTGAAGTCTGCATTCTGTTTGATGAGATGCTCTACCGCGCAAATCGTGCCATCAAAACGAGTCGATGCAGCTTGCGCCCCTTCGACTCGCCCCACTTTCCCCCCATCGCATCGATGCACGGCGGCGTCATGACAATTCACAAGGTGCTGCTACGCCCGCGCCCTACAGGTCGACTGCGCATCGAGTCTGAGTTGTCCACAAAGGTGCTCACACTCGTGCTGGGGCCAGGGACGCCGTTCGAATTTTTCCTAGCCGCTATTGAGAATACAAGCGCACCGGCGCTGATCCTTTGCTGCTACGGATGCGGTAATGGTCCGACCCGACAGGACTTTATgaagcgcctcctcgcaAAGGCGAAGGTGCGCGACTTGGTGGTAGTGATTTGCACGCAGAACCGCTATGGGGTGGTGATGCTGTCCGAATACAAAGCGGGGCGTCAGCTCATGGACGCTGGGGCCATCAGTGCCTGTGACATGACCCAGGAGGCGGCTATGGTGAAGCTGAAGTACTTGTTTGGTCTTGGCATGTCCTCGGAGCAGGTGCGTAAGTCCTTTGCTGTAGATATGCGCGGAGAAGTATCCTCACCGTCGGCAAAGCTGTGA
- a CDS encoding hypothetical protein (TriTrypDB/GeneDB-style sysID: LpmP.35.4550), which translates to MGGSSSRQTPSAAVTANVVTSEEMVPSTTEYNQYIRFRDQLLNFALGESAFDYTERLFTQKPDSPEVMALLAETAFLYDKTKNKVSREHWCDRLDLLQRGVDVSRKCINENKEYGPCYRTYVMCATREAEALYYMKSLTGLGLVENYQAIMRRGLKGMELLPTDAEIPNTLGALCARCSFRWYDPSRVYAWYYGLPPNRRLLELSVKFHKKACENDPANLEYACRLAQAYFHLGDLANARRWYVKVRDEMPPQELKDEKWQGVAHTQLSTAFVKPKWNVPFA; encoded by the coding sequence ATGGGCGGCTCAAGCAGCAGACAAACGCCGTCTGCGGCGGTAACTGCGAACGTTGTCACCTCAGAGGAAATGGTGCCAAGCACGACCGAGTATAATCAGTACATTAGGTTTCGTGACCAGCTTCTGAACTTTGCGCTCGGGGAGAGCGCCTTTGACTACACAGAGCGACTCTTCACCCAGAAACCCGACAGCCCTGAGGTCATGGCACTACTAGCAGAAACGGCCTTTCTGTATGACAAGACGAAGAACAAGGTGTCGCGGGAGCACTGGTGCGATCGTCTGGacctcctgcagcgcggcgtcgACGTGAGCCGTAAGTGCATCAATGAGAACAAAGAGTACGGCCCGTGCTATCGCACCTACGTTATGTGCGCCACACGCGAGGCAGAGGCCCTCTACTACATGAAGAGCCTCACGGGACTGGGGCTTGTGGAGAACTACCAGGCGATCATGCGGAGGGGTCTCAAGGGGATGGAACTGCTGCCAACGGACGCGGAGATTCCCAACACCCTCGGAGCGCTCTGTGCTCGCTGCTCCTTCCGCTGGTACGATCCGTCACGGGTGTACGCGTGGTACTACGGGCTGCCACCAAACCGCAGACTGCTTGAGCTCAGCGTGAAGTTCCACAAGAAAGCGTGCGAGAACGACCCCGCGAACCTCGAGTACGCCTGCCGTTTGGCGCAGGCCTACTTCCACTTAGGTGATCTGGCGAATGCGCGACGGTGGTACGTGAAGGTGCGCGACGAGATGCCGCCGCAGGAGTTGAAGGATGAAAAGTGGCAGGGCGTCGCTCACACGCAGTTGTCCACCGCATTTGTGAAGCCCAAGTGGAATGTACCCTTTGCGTGA